One genomic segment of Ctenopharyngodon idella isolate HZGC_01 chromosome 7, HZGC01, whole genome shotgun sequence includes these proteins:
- the cideb gene encoding cell death activator CIDE-B: METTSSLFRSVSRRVWSPPQRPFRVCSWNREVKKGITAGTLEELKEKAAQALFISTVLTLVCEEDGTEVDSDEFLITLPDNTILMALKPEEIWKPHPLLQRGGNKPGHGKPRTGKDIAQITFDLYRTHPKDVFGSLNVKATFKGLYSVSADFQCLGPKKVLREALKFMSTLLHAAGHLLISSASVIRRIIQGADLLQGQHAQPVEYWE, translated from the exons ATGGAAACAACATCCTCCCTGTTCAG GTCAGTGTCTCGGCGGGTTTGGTCACCCCCTCAGCGTCCGTTCAGAGTGTGTTCCTGGAACAGAGAGGTCAAAAAAGGAATCACTGCAGGAACCCTAGAGGAGCTCAAAGAGAAG GCAGCTCAGGCTCTCTTTATATCTACTGTGCTGACTTTGGTGTGTGAAGAAGATGGGACAGAGGTTGATTCTGATGAGTTCCTCATAACCCTGCCGGACAACACCATTTTAATGGCCCTGAAACCTGAAGAGATCTGGAAACCTCAtcct TTACTTCAAAGGGGTGGTAACAAACCAGGTCATGGTAAGCCAAGGACAGGAAAAGACATTGCTCAGATCACCTTTGATCTTTACCGTACGCACCCCAAAGACGTATTCGGCTCACTGAATGTGAAAGCCACATTTAAAGGGCTTTACTCGGTCAGTGCAGATTTTCAATGCTTGGGACCAAAAAAAGTCCTGAG GGAGGCCCTCAAATTCATGTCCACTCTCCTCCATGCTGCTGGACACTTGCTGATCTCATCTGCTTCTGTAATTCGCCGTATTATCCAAGGGGCAGATCTTCTTCAAGGCCAACATGCCCAACCTGTCGAGTATTGGGAATAA
- the homezb gene encoding homeobox and leucine zipper encoding b codes for MEQCSAPQLESASTHSSPPDSAEKPGGDAVETVKDAYECRICGYKAQDVKCLSQHLHAAHPVTSLSDSIRNERCEALEERGGGVETPCFDGDLGKSFVKDKPVTTEGSESTSLQTPEDSNETSSSVEAKEQEEKMDVSPAPEETQSSSPELPQEKSPCSSGTKESCQKRQTVSSGTSTHNQANLVCLPLVSEGLKLIWVRSEQVHELDAVSELVDAFNEFPYPTSQEASALARKCALPPDRVKAWFMMQRVRYGISWADDDIQETRRKLWRIQKRMEAEECVEINDEEDCLGRDETQQDFIPPPAADAHVDQRDHTPKPSRTVPQHINSDQNRLHFSQNNASQSNNGVQQLVSSNVVYKNGLGPASQVPQVNPHFQNDSRNLPPQNTGVQLLSTYGRSSYVIMNDQQAAMPYPELPELSQSLHCLPGKKSKAQLMALRRSFVQKSWPSDGEVQRLQKMTGLNRREIRKWFADSRYQLRKNGRAWLAKLAGRNRSLQLAQQNPQNELENDALPSADFYDNDEADDAEAGFEVDVDVADDDEPLNQSNETKEEVSDEGEFDDGNASVQQYSADISPSPSPSPSFLRGRVEPNVRLRKKTREQLEILRQSFLRCQWPTSDDYLILQQKTGLTRTEIIQWYGDTRYHVKHNQMRWMTSQERERIIAVIMQQQKRGGKYSRGRVSFENMGSGLSLGDSTVINGGGGGETATWNELFRGGTPVLPEGEL; via the exons ATGGAGCAGTGCTCAGCTCCGCAGCTCGAGAGCGCAAGTACGCACTCTTCACCACCAGACTCGGCGGAAAAGCCAGGAGGAGATGCTGTGGAGACGGTTAAGGATGCTTACGAGTGTCGGATTTGTGGTTATAAAGCGCAAGATGTTAAATGTCTCAGTCAGCATCTGCACGCCGCTCACCCTGTTACCAGCCTTTCCGACTCGATAAGGAACGAGCGATGTGAAGCGCTAGAGGAGCGAGGTGGCGGTGTGGAGACACCCTGTTTCGATGGTGACTTGGGAAAGAGCTTTGTCAAGGATAAA CCAGTCACTACTGAGGGATCTGAATCTACTTCACTTCAGACTCCCGAAGACTCAAACGAGACCTCGTCCTCCGTGGAGGCAAAAGAACAGGAAGAGAAGATGGACGTCTCACCTGCTCCTGAAGAAACGCAGAGCTCATCCCCCGAATTACCTCAGGAGAAGTCACCCTGCTCTTCAGGGACTAAGGAGTCTTGCCAAAAGAGGCAAACAGTCTCCTCTGGCACATCAACACACAACCAGGCTAACCTAGTCTGTCTTCCATTGGTATCCGAGGGGTTAAAGCTTATCTGGGTGCGCTCGGAGCAGGTCCATGAGCTGGATGCCGTGTCAGAACTCGTGGATGCATTTAATGAGTTCCCATACCCCACGTCACAGGAGGCAAGTGCTCTGGCTCGAAAGTGTGCATTACCACCGGACAGAGTTAAAGCATGGTTCATGATGCAACGGGTACGCTACGGAATTAGCTGGGCTGATGACGACATCCAAGAAACGCGACGCAAGCTGTGGCGAATTCAGAAAAGAATGGAAGCTGAGGAGTGTGTGGAAATCAATGACGAAGAGGATTGTTTAGGACGTGATGAAACGCAACAGGATTTTATACCACCACCTGCGGCAGATGCCCATGTAGATCAGAGAGACCACACGCCTAAACCGAGCCGTACTGTTCCTCAACACATCAACAGTGACCAAAACCGCTTGCATTTTAGCCAGAATAATGCTTCCCAATCCAATAACGGTGTACAGCAGTTGGTCAGTTCTAATGTCGTGTATAAAAACGGTCTTGGACCTGCATCCCAAGTTCCTCAAGTTAATCCCCATTTCCAAAATGACAGTAGAAACTTACCGCCTCAGAATACTGGAGTCCAGCTGCTCAGTACCTATGGACGTTCATCGTATGTGATTATGAATGATCAACAGGCTGCAATGCCATACCCTGAGCTCCCAGAGCTTTCACAGTCTCTACACTGCTTGCCAGGGAAAAAATCGAAAGCGCAGCTGATGGCCCTTCGCCGCAGTTTTGTACAGAAGTCTTGGCCATCTGACGGCGAGGTTCAGCGGCTCCAGAAAATGACTGGACTTAATCGGCGTGAAATCCGCAAATGGTTTGCTGACAGCCGCTACCAGCTTCGCAAGAATGGCCGGGCTTGGCTAGCCAAGCTTGCGGGACGCAATCGCTCATTGCAGCTGGCACAACAGAACCCTCAGAACGAGCTTGAAAATGATGCTCTACCTAGCGCTGATTTTTATGACAACGACGAGGCTGACGACGCAGAGGCAGGGTTTGAGGTTGATGTGGATGTGGCTGATGATGACGAACCACTCAACCAATCAAATGAGACCAAGGAGGAAGTAAGTGATGAAGGAGAGTTTGATGACGGCAACGCTTCCGTTCAACAATACTCTGCGGATATCTCCCCTTCTCCTTCTCCATCTCCGTCATTCCTCCGCGGCCGGGTAGAACCAAACGTGAGACTTCGTAAGAAGACAAGGGAACAGTTGGAAATTTTGCGGCAAAGTTTCCTTCGCTGCCAGTGGCCCACAAGCGATGACTACTTGATTCTCCAGCAGAAGACAGGCCTGACAAGGACAGAGATCATCCAGTGGTACGGAGACACGCGTTACCatgtcaaacacaatcagatgCGCTGGATGACCTCACAGGAGAGGGAACGCATCATCGCTGTCATAATGCAACAACAGAAAAGGGGCGGGAAGTATTCACGGGGAAGAGTCTCATTTGAGAACATGGGCTCTGGGTTGAGTTTGGGTGATTCTACGGTAATTAACGGAGGTGGAGGGGGTGAAACAGCAACATGGAACGAACTTTTTAGGGGAGGTACCCCAGTTTTGCCTGAGGGTGAACTCTGA